One segment of Stappia sp. 28M-7 DNA contains the following:
- a CDS encoding EAL domain-containing protein, with protein MDRDGSSSDPASAMETGILESTRGLTAVLDCLPHSAWIFDRSGRYVFQNRIDREIHGNAVGLLPSEAGLGPEEGQAWTEMHLKVIGGERVHYSREMETSQGRIVSETSIEPVMADGVILGGVGVSVDQTSRTDAVRRLNEAHQRLAEFVAVSSDWVWETDEKHRFTSVMGDGERLGLDFAGWIGRTRWDVANGDPATDPLWRDYVETVTRQLPIVNFIFPGLRANGEPIWVEVNGRPRLSRDGRFLGYRGVTRNVTRREIMAEQLRRSDIVIRATNNAMVVCDRDGRILWVNTAFERLTGYAQAEVLGKKPGALLQCSETDPETIRVMGAAIREGRAVRAQVLNESRTGRRYWLDLDIRPIGGEGGEPEGFVGVQTDVTELVEARALLHDVIETIPDAIAAFDGEDRLILFNRSYRDYYALSAKLIREGTPFEDILRHGVAAGQYMDPGATEEQREAWIRNRIAIHRNPPSEPSIQLLSDGRWLQVSERRSASGAIVGARTDITALKQAELAIRRTAETDGLTQLANRSVMTRELDKALQGKRARDQSGVFIIIDLDHFKSINDTLGHDAGDALLRVVARRLRRLLRRGDVVARLGGDEFAVLLTGLSDELAAERTAEKLHKALTARIRLGDRMMRPGISMGVTLFPADGDTPADIIKNADIALYQSKAQGRNGWTLFNPQLRRRLERRHELGDALRKAISAEEIDVAFQPQLGFGDRRIVGFEVLARWQHGGQAISPLEFIGIAEDLGLGGVLGRAIMERAFATFSAAAAADARARSDPGQLAINLATSQLKDPHFPEYVMEALARYGLDPRQLEFEVTETVLLDRSAERIAETLVALRRLGITLALDDFGTGYASLTHLKRFPVSRLKIDQSFVRNIGQSDDDVAIVRAIIGLAHSLGMTTVAEGVETEAQLAFLDQLGCDIAQGFFIGRPAPRPVWSVQPKGPEETGKIPI; from the coding sequence ATGGATCGGGACGGTTCTTCCTCCGATCCCGCCTCCGCCATGGAGACCGGGATTCTCGAAAGCACCCGCGGCCTGACCGCCGTGCTCGACTGTCTCCCCCATTCTGCCTGGATCTTCGACCGCAGCGGTCGCTATGTCTTCCAGAACCGCATCGACCGGGAAATTCACGGCAACGCTGTCGGGCTGCTGCCGAGCGAGGCGGGCCTCGGCCCCGAGGAGGGGCAGGCCTGGACGGAAATGCATCTCAAGGTGATCGGCGGCGAGCGCGTTCACTACAGCCGCGAGATGGAAACCTCGCAAGGCCGGATCGTCTCCGAAACCTCCATCGAGCCGGTGATGGCCGATGGGGTGATCCTCGGCGGCGTCGGCGTATCGGTCGATCAGACTTCCCGAACGGATGCGGTTCGCAGGCTCAACGAGGCGCATCAGCGGCTGGCGGAGTTCGTGGCCGTTTCCTCCGACTGGGTTTGGGAAACGGATGAGAAGCATCGCTTCACCAGCGTGATGGGCGATGGCGAACGGCTCGGACTGGATTTTGCCGGGTGGATCGGCCGTACCCGCTGGGATGTGGCAAACGGGGATCCGGCGACCGACCCGCTCTGGCGGGACTACGTGGAAACGGTCACGCGGCAACTGCCGATCGTGAACTTCATCTTTCCGGGGCTGCGCGCCAACGGCGAGCCGATTTGGGTGGAGGTCAACGGGCGTCCGCGCCTGTCGCGAGACGGCCGGTTCCTCGGTTATCGCGGTGTGACGCGCAACGTGACGCGGCGCGAAATCATGGCGGAGCAGTTGCGCCGCTCGGACATCGTCATCCGCGCGACCAACAACGCCATGGTGGTGTGCGACCGGGATGGCCGGATTCTGTGGGTGAACACCGCCTTCGAGCGCCTGACCGGCTACGCGCAAGCCGAGGTTCTCGGCAAAAAGCCCGGCGCCTTGCTGCAGTGTTCCGAGACCGATCCCGAAACCATAAGGGTGATGGGGGCCGCGATCCGCGAGGGGCGGGCCGTGCGAGCGCAGGTTCTCAACGAATCCCGGACCGGCCGGCGTTATTGGCTCGACCTCGATATCCGACCAATCGGGGGAGAGGGCGGGGAGCCGGAAGGCTTCGTCGGCGTGCAGACGGATGTGACGGAGCTCGTCGAGGCGCGCGCGCTGTTGCACGATGTCATCGAGACGATCCCGGATGCCATCGCGGCCTTCGATGGCGAAGACAGGCTGATCCTCTTCAACCGCTCCTATCGCGACTATTACGCGCTGTCTGCCAAGCTTATCCGCGAAGGCACGCCGTTCGAGGACATCCTGCGCCACGGCGTGGCGGCGGGGCAGTACATGGACCCGGGGGCGACGGAGGAGCAGAGGGAAGCCTGGATCCGGAACCGCATTGCGATCCATCGCAATCCGCCGAGCGAGCCGAGCATCCAGCTCTTGTCGGACGGGCGCTGGCTGCAGGTCAGCGAAAGGCGTTCGGCCAGCGGCGCCATTGTCGGCGCGCGCACCGACATCACCGCGCTGAAGCAGGCGGAGCTGGCCATCCGCCGCACCGCGGAGACGGACGGACTGACGCAGCTGGCCAACCGCTCGGTGATGACGCGTGAGTTGGACAAGGCGTTGCAGGGCAAGCGCGCACGCGATCAGTCGGGCGTCTTCATCATCATCGACCTCGATCACTTCAAGTCGATCAATGACACGCTTGGCCATGATGCAGGCGATGCGCTGCTGCGGGTGGTGGCCCGGCGGCTACGCCGCCTGCTGCGAAGGGGCGATGTCGTCGCGCGGCTGGGCGGCGACGAATTCGCCGTGCTGCTCACGGGCCTTTCGGACGAGCTGGCGGCCGAGCGCACCGCGGAAAAGCTGCACAAGGCCCTGACGGCGCGCATCCGGCTCGGCGACCGGATGATGCGGCCCGGGATTTCCATGGGCGTGACACTGTTTCCCGCCGACGGCGACACGCCGGCCGATATCATCAAGAACGCCGACATTGCCCTCTATCAGTCGAAGGCCCAGGGCCGGAACGGCTGGACCCTGTTCAACCCGCAGCTGCGCCGCCGGCTGGAACGCCGGCATGAACTGGGCGACGCGCTGCGCAAGGCGATTTCTGCCGAGGAGATCGATGTGGCCTTTCAGCCGCAGCTGGGGTTCGGCGACCGCCGGATCGTCGGGTTCGAGGTGCTGGCGCGCTGGCAGCATGGAGGGCAGGCGATCAGCCCGCTTGAATTCATCGGCATCGCCGAGGATCTCGGGCTGGGCGGGGTGCTCGGCCGCGCAATCATGGAGCGGGCCTTTGCGACCTTTTCCGCGGCCGCGGCCGCCGATGCGCGCGCGCGTTCCGACCCCGGCCAGCTTGCGATCAATCTTGCGACGTCGCAGCTGAAGGATCCTCATTTTCCCGAATACGTGATGGAGGCACTGGCGCGGTACGGGCTGGACCCGCGGCAACTGGAGTTCGAGGTGACGGAAACCGTGCTGCTCGATCGTTCCGCCGAACGGATCGCGGAGACGCTGGTGGCCCTCAGGCGGCTCGGCATCACCCTGGCGCTCGACGATTTCGGCACCGGTTACGCCTCGCTCACCCACCTCAAGCGGTTTCCCGTGTCGCGGCTGAAGATCGACCAGTCCTTCGTGCGCAATATCGGGCAGTCCGATGATGATGTCGCCATCGTGCGTGCCATCATCGGTCTGGCGCACAGCCTCGGCATGACCACGGTTGCGGAAGGGGTGGAAACTGAGGCTCAGCTCGCGTTTCTCGACCAGCTCGGCTGCGATATCGCGCAAGGCTTCTTTATCGGCCGGCCCGCTCCGCGCCCCGTATGGTCGGTGCAGCCCAAAGGACCGGAGGAAACCGGCAAGATCCCGATCTGA
- a CDS encoding ABC transporter ATP-binding protein — protein MTQEGFLNIAGLSAGYGATRVLDGLDLAIAKGEFVALLGSSGCGKTTLLRAIAGFVKPSGGSISVDGADVTRQPPDKRGMALVFQSYALWPHMTVAQNIGYGLKLRGRPKAEIARRVGELEDLLGLSGLGGRKPGALSGGQRQRVALGRALAIDPQILLLDEPLSNLDARIRLKVRHDISALQKRLGITAVHVTHDREEAMVMADRIVILDRGRIAQQGTPQELYNRPASPFVAAFMGAENRIDLTGRIAGDRVIVAAGPANAAADLALDGRPLADGLLEGRFRAEAASILAGEGDGNATRDALELPGRVEAASYPGGAWRHSVRVGEETLLVDSPDPFALGAAVRIRIPTEALFLFVRQGTPAGPEGSLSDGTKRRVLEASET, from the coding sequence ATGACGCAAGAGGGCTTCCTGAACATCGCGGGCCTGTCCGCGGGCTATGGCGCAACACGCGTGCTGGACGGTCTCGACCTGGCCATCGCCAAGGGAGAGTTCGTCGCCCTGCTCGGCTCGTCCGGTTGCGGCAAGACAACGTTGCTGCGCGCCATCGCCGGCTTCGTGAAGCCCTCGGGCGGCAGCATTTCCGTCGACGGCGCCGACGTGACGCGTCAGCCCCCGGACAAGCGCGGCATGGCGCTGGTCTTCCAGTCCTACGCCCTGTGGCCGCACATGACGGTGGCGCAGAACATCGGCTACGGACTGAAGCTGCGCGGCCGCCCCAAGGCCGAGATCGCCCGGCGCGTCGGTGAACTTGAGGATCTGCTCGGGCTGTCCGGCCTCGGCGGCCGCAAGCCCGGCGCCCTGTCCGGCGGCCAGCGCCAGCGCGTCGCCCTCGGCCGGGCGCTGGCGATCGACCCGCAGATCCTGCTGCTCGACGAGCCGCTGTCCAATCTCGACGCCCGCATCCGCCTCAAGGTCCGCCATGACATCAGCGCGCTGCAGAAGCGCCTCGGCATCACCGCCGTACATGTGACCCACGACCGCGAGGAAGCCATGGTGATGGCCGACCGCATCGTCATCCTCGACCGCGGCCGCATCGCCCAGCAGGGCACGCCGCAAGAGCTGTACAACCGTCCCGCCTCCCCCTTCGTCGCCGCCTTCATGGGCGCAGAAAACCGTATCGACCTTACCGGCCGGATCGCTGGCGACAGGGTCATCGTTGCCGCAGGCCCAGCCAATGCGGCAGCCGATCTGGCCCTGGACGGACGGCCGCTGGCCGACGGCCTTCTGGAAGGACGCTTTCGCGCCGAGGCCGCATCCATCCTTGCCGGCGAGGGCGACGGCAACGCGACCCGTGACGCGCTGGAACTGCCCGGCCGGGTCGAGGCGGCCAGCTATCCCGGCGGCGCGTGGCGCCATTCCGTGCGGGTCGGCGAGGAGACCCTGCTCGTCGACAGTCCCGATCCCTTCGCGCTCGGCGCGGCGGTGCGCATCCGCATCCCCACCGAAGCGCTCTTCCTCTTCGTCCGGCAGGGTACCCCCGCCGGCCCCGAAGGCTCCTTGAGCGACGGCACCAAGCGCCGCGTCCTGGAAGCATCCGAGACCTGA
- a CDS encoding extracellular solute-binding protein, translated as MRKLLSATLVLGLASTPVTAAELTVITAGDQNMVDYINEYLGPIFEEQNPGHTVRAVGTGPGDAGSQKILERFEAQKQAGSETWDTDVAVVHEKFAGPMVSGGYLEAYRDNISSGKLVTRANADMALGSNVKGYVMPMFNSQTALAYNPALLPNPPKSYEELAAWVKENPKQFGYNGIKGGASGVSFVMGWVYAFGDGDAAKLMNGPFEEAETTKWDAAFDSLKEFTQNATLTPGNAGTLDLLSRGEIAIGPVWVDMFYSWQANGQLPPEFKLVLPAPGMPGQPMHYVIPAKAPNKDLAEKFVELATSPKVQAEGIVKRFNWYPGIDAQHVQAELDAETWNKLFTDVTPEDLASYGKPFPIAPYNNAILEAYEAKAAN; from the coding sequence ATGAGGAAACTTCTTTCGGCGACGCTGGTGCTGGGCCTTGCGTCCACGCCGGTGACGGCGGCCGAGCTCACCGTGATCACGGCCGGCGACCAGAACATGGTCGACTACATCAATGAATATCTCGGCCCGATCTTCGAGGAGCAGAACCCAGGCCACACGGTGCGCGCCGTCGGCACCGGCCCCGGCGATGCCGGCTCCCAGAAGATCCTGGAGCGCTTCGAAGCCCAGAAGCAGGCCGGCAGCGAGACCTGGGACACGGACGTTGCCGTGGTCCACGAGAAGTTCGCCGGCCCGATGGTCTCGGGCGGCTATCTCGAGGCCTATCGCGACAACATCTCCTCCGGCAAGCTGGTGACGCGGGCGAATGCCGACATGGCGCTCGGCTCGAACGTCAAGGGCTATGTCATGCCGATGTTCAACAGCCAGACCGCCCTGGCCTACAATCCGGCCCTGCTGCCCAACCCGCCGAAGAGCTACGAGGAACTCGCCGCCTGGGTGAAGGAGAACCCGAAGCAGTTCGGCTACAACGGCATCAAGGGCGGCGCCTCGGGCGTCAGCTTCGTCATGGGCTGGGTCTACGCCTTCGGCGATGGCGATGCCGCCAAGCTGATGAACGGTCCTTTCGAGGAAGCCGAAACCACCAAGTGGGACGCGGCCTTCGACAGCCTGAAGGAGTTCACCCAGAACGCCACCTTGACCCCGGGCAATGCCGGCACGCTCGACCTGCTGTCGCGTGGCGAGATCGCCATCGGCCCGGTCTGGGTCGACATGTTCTATTCCTGGCAGGCCAACGGCCAGCTGCCGCCGGAATTCAAGCTGGTGCTGCCGGCCCCCGGCATGCCCGGTCAGCCGATGCATTACGTGATCCCGGCCAAGGCTCCCAACAAGGACCTGGCGGAGAAGTTCGTCGAGCTCGCCACCAGCCCGAAGGTGCAGGCGGAAGGCATCGTCAAGCGCTTCAACTGGTACCCGGGCATCGACGCGCAGCATGTTCAGGCCGAGCTCGATGCCGAGACCTGGAACAAGCTGTTCACGGACGTGACGCCGGAAGACCTCGCCAGCTACGGCAAGCCCTTCCCGATCGCTCCGTACAACAACGCGATCCTCGAGGCCTACGAGGCCAAGGCCGCCAACTGA
- a CDS encoding ABC transporter permease, translating into MPRRLLGLLLVLPALTVILFLFVLPLALSVIGAFETEAGYGLGNFTKSFALYSSDILFTVVIVSLSTCLIGLFSIAIGGYLTLGENPRAVAILRWLYRWPLFIPFIVVGQVLRTFLAKNGLMNNILVGAGLITPLQAVSFLDWRGIVIAFVWKQTPFVTLLLAGAMASVDRGTIEAARNLGASRLRILIEILVPQVATTLMVGLVLSFVTMMSVLSVPLMINAQSPTMLTADIAFRINAYGDYGVANALGLISLAATACVAWFYLRQSMKERG; encoded by the coding sequence ATGCCACGACGCCTGCTCGGACTGCTTCTCGTCCTGCCCGCCCTGACGGTGATCCTGTTCCTGTTCGTGCTGCCGCTTGCCCTCTCGGTGATCGGCGCGTTCGAGACCGAGGCAGGCTACGGGCTGGGGAACTTCACGAAGTCCTTTGCCCTCTATAGCTCCGACATCCTCTTCACCGTGGTGATCGTCAGCCTGTCGACCTGTCTGATCGGGCTCTTCTCGATCGCCATCGGCGGCTATCTGACGCTGGGCGAGAACCCGCGCGCGGTGGCGATCCTGCGCTGGCTATACCGCTGGCCGCTGTTCATTCCCTTCATCGTCGTCGGCCAGGTGCTGCGCACCTTCCTCGCCAAGAACGGCTTGATGAACAACATTCTCGTGGGCGCCGGCCTCATCACCCCGCTGCAGGCGGTGAGCTTCCTCGACTGGCGCGGCATCGTCATCGCCTTCGTGTGGAAGCAGACGCCCTTCGTGACGCTGCTGCTCGCCGGCGCCATGGCCTCGGTCGACCGCGGCACGATCGAGGCGGCCCGCAATCTGGGCGCATCGCGGCTCCGCATCCTGATCGAGATCCTGGTGCCGCAGGTCGCCACCACGCTGATGGTCGGGCTGGTCCTGTCCTTCGTCACGATGATGTCGGTGCTCTCGGTGCCGCTGATGATCAACGCCCAGTCTCCGACCATGCTGACCGCCGACATCGCCTTCCGCATCAATGCCTATGGCGATTATGGCGTGGCCAACGCGCTCGGTCTGATCTCGCTCGCCGCGACCGCCTGCGTCGCGTGGTTCTACCTGCGCCAGAGCATGAAGGAGCGCGGATGA
- a CDS encoding ABC transporter permease, with protein MSTLSTPLPSKAEPARIRPDLWWVPRAIVLGLIAFIIFGPLTNLVLWTVAERWYFPHALPLEYGFSYWERVFSPRGNAMESLANSVLVASLTVVLAIALAVPAGYALARLRLPFRALILLAFLIPQAFPNLPVYVNIARLFYQIGLNGTVIGVVLVHVTHGLVYAVWIATAAFSAVDSELEQAARSLGAGAFRAFRDVTLPLAAPGLLASAIFVFLESLDEFTGSYFVGAPDVNLLPLLLYTAGAGGNYQVASITALLLLIPSIAFMLVVERFLRSDVLSKVGH; from the coding sequence ATGAGCACCCTGTCGACACCCCTCCCGAGCAAAGCCGAGCCCGCGCGCATCCGTCCCGACCTGTGGTGGGTGCCGCGCGCCATCGTGCTCGGCCTCATCGCCTTCATCATCTTCGGCCCGCTGACGAACCTCGTCCTGTGGACCGTCGCGGAGCGCTGGTACTTCCCTCATGCACTGCCGCTGGAATACGGCTTCAGCTACTGGGAACGGGTGTTCTCGCCGCGCGGCAATGCGATGGAATCGCTCGCCAACAGCGTCCTGGTGGCGAGCCTCACCGTGGTACTGGCCATCGCGCTGGCGGTGCCCGCCGGCTATGCGCTGGCGCGCCTGCGTCTGCCTTTCCGAGCGCTGATCCTGCTGGCCTTCCTGATCCCCCAGGCCTTTCCGAACCTGCCCGTCTACGTCAACATCGCCCGGCTCTTCTACCAGATCGGCCTCAACGGCACGGTCATCGGCGTGGTCCTGGTGCATGTCACGCACGGGCTGGTCTATGCGGTCTGGATCGCAACGGCTGCCTTTTCCGCCGTCGACAGCGAACTGGAACAGGCCGCCCGCTCGCTCGGGGCCGGCGCTTTCCGCGCGTTCCGGGACGTCACGCTGCCGCTTGCAGCCCCCGGGCTGCTGGCCAGTGCGATCTTCGTCTTCCTGGAATCGCTCGACGAGTTCACCGGCAGCTACTTCGTCGGCGCACCCGACGTGAACCTTTTGCCGCTTCTGCTCTATACAGCGGGTGCGGGCGGAAACTATCAGGTGGCATCGATCACGGCGTTGTTGCTCCTGATACCGTCCATTGCTTTCATGCTCGTCGTCGAGCGTTTCCTCAGATCCGACGTGCTGTCGAAGGTTGGCCATTGA
- a CDS encoding LacI family DNA-binding transcriptional regulator produces the protein MKRDQGDKTPARRFISAQQVAQKAGVSRSAVSRAFTPGASIAPETREKVMQAAAELGYQVNDLARGLLANRSRLVGLIVTRPEVGFRAHLVSALTRALILRGSVPLIINTGSLEQELQAAQNALFGYRAAATIILSGSPPASFVELARRNGQPLIMIGRSEPDCDHVRIDNTGAARTAARLFVERGFTRLAVAGVASATPSLVEREEAFADEARRLGASVARAHGEEANYAGGQGAADALLGGDTTAERPQAVFCVNDLVAIGLMDRARSHFAIDIPRDLAVIGFDDIPEASWDAYRLSTFRQDPEKMAEGAVAHLERRLTDLDAPPSTLRLEAAFVERSTTPVR, from the coding sequence TTGAAACGGGACCAGGGCGACAAGACCCCCGCACGGCGCTTCATCAGCGCGCAGCAGGTGGCACAAAAGGCCGGCGTATCGCGCTCGGCGGTCTCGCGCGCGTTCACGCCGGGCGCCAGCATCGCGCCGGAGACCCGCGAGAAGGTCATGCAGGCGGCGGCCGAGCTCGGCTATCAGGTCAACGACCTGGCGCGCGGCCTGCTCGCCAATCGCAGCCGGCTCGTCGGGCTCATCGTCACCCGGCCCGAGGTGGGCTTTCGCGCCCATCTCGTCTCCGCCCTGACCCGGGCACTGATCCTGCGCGGCAGCGTGCCGCTGATCATCAACACCGGCAGTCTGGAGCAAGAACTGCAGGCCGCACAGAACGCGCTGTTCGGATACCGCGCAGCCGCAACGATCATCCTGTCCGGTTCGCCTCCGGCCTCCTTCGTGGAGCTGGCCCGGCGCAACGGCCAACCTCTGATCATGATCGGGCGTTCCGAGCCCGACTGCGACCATGTGCGGATCGACAACACCGGCGCCGCCCGTACTGCTGCCCGGCTGTTCGTCGAGCGCGGCTTCACCCGCCTTGCGGTGGCCGGCGTCGCCTCAGCCACGCCGAGCCTCGTCGAGCGCGAGGAGGCCTTTGCAGACGAGGCCCGGCGCCTCGGCGCAAGCGTTGCCCGCGCCCACGGCGAGGAAGCGAACTATGCCGGCGGCCAGGGAGCCGCCGACGCGCTTCTCGGGGGCGATACGACAGCCGAACGGCCCCAGGCCGTCTTCTGCGTCAACGACCTAGTGGCCATCGGCCTGATGGACCGGGCCCGCAGCCACTTTGCCATCGACATTCCTCGCGACCTGGCCGTCATCGGCTTCGACGACATTCCGGAGGCGTCGTGGGACGCCTACCGGCTCAGCACCTTCCGGCAGGATCCGGAAAAGATGGCAGAGGGCGCCGTCGCCCATCTGGAACGGCGGTTGACCGATCTGGACGCACCGCCCTCCACCTTGCGGCTGGAGGCCGCGTTCGTGGAACGCTCGACGACACCCGTGCGCTGA